A genomic window from Ruminiclostridium cellulolyticum H10 includes:
- a CDS encoding PD-(D/E)XK nuclease family protein produces the protein MAEYWKHNNNNKIEFSVSFTKFRLFEECEFKYALQTYGTWSEGLCVKKEDRNEVLCLKRLNTMDTILGTVIHDAIAEIASLPNPTPYCVPDNIYEYLYNDYNERLTIAKHNTYTVLNGARTSADKLYLKEIYFKEDRDTVTKKYEKVIEKLKRIANNLPKSLSYQDILEVGVKILLSDKTVGENKFPNFRYQGDIVYAKVDFLYEIPQSNNLILVDWKTGEKDTVKDKEQLLLYAIYLAESKYRGDYSKVNGIFYVNEYLLENKRFTYFLNDNDIEKFKEDFQIKVDKLKAKNKSVEDNIPLDIGHFKKAEDENVCRLCLYKAICAKY, from the coding sequence TTGGCAGAATACTGGAAGCATAATAATAACAACAAAATTGAGTTTTCTGTATCTTTCACCAAATTTAGGTTGTTTGAAGAATGTGAATTTAAATATGCTTTACAGACATACGGAACATGGTCTGAGGGGTTATGTGTTAAAAAAGAAGATAGGAATGAAGTACTATGCCTAAAAAGATTAAATACAATGGACACAATCCTTGGAACAGTTATACATGATGCAATTGCTGAAATTGCTTCTCTTCCGAACCCTACTCCATATTGTGTGCCGGACAATATTTATGAATACTTATATAATGACTATAATGAAAGACTGACAATAGCTAAACACAATACATATACTGTTTTGAATGGAGCAAGGACATCTGCGGATAAGCTCTATTTAAAGGAAATCTATTTTAAAGAAGATAGAGATACTGTAACAAAAAAGTATGAAAAAGTAATAGAAAAACTGAAACGTATTGCAAACAATTTACCTAAAAGCTTGTCATATCAAGATATTTTGGAGGTAGGTGTTAAAATACTCCTAAGTGATAAAACAGTTGGAGAAAATAAGTTTCCAAATTTCCGGTATCAAGGGGACATTGTTTATGCAAAAGTAGATTTTTTATATGAGATTCCTCAATCCAATAACTTGATACTCGTTGACTGGAAAACAGGTGAGAAAGATACTGTAAAAGACAAAGAACAGCTACTATTGTATGCCATATACTTGGCGGAATCTAAGTATAGAGGAGATTACTCAAAAGTAAACGGAATTTTTTACGTTAATGAATATCTGCTAGAAAACAAAAGATTTACATATTTTTTAAATGATAATGATATTGAGAAGTTTAAAGAGGATTTCCAGATTAAAGTTGATAAATTAAAAGCAAAAAATAAATCGGTAGAGGATAATATTCCTCTTGATATAGGTCATTTTAAAAAGGCAGAAGATGAAAATGTCTGCAGATTGTGCTTATACAAGGCTATCTGTGCAAAGTATTAA
- a CDS encoding restriction endonuclease subunit S: MGRYCLLGTKTAAKLRTGLYFTHAWEQRTLGEMAEETYGGGTPSTLNKAYWNGNIPWIQSSDLVEHQLFGVSPRKYITESGVCSSAAKLVPENSIAIVTRVGVGKLATMPFAFATSQDFLSLSNLKCEIWFFAYSIYKKLQRDIDAVQGTSIKGITKNELLSKSICAPSDILEQTSIGNFLHLLDDAITLHKRKLDDLKDLKHGYLQQMFPQAGESVPLVRFAGFTEPWQKRTLGDVAEIVGGGTPDTANPAYWNGNIEWFSPTEIGTETYASISHKKISELGLKNSSAKMLTGGSTILFTSRAGIGDMAILTRPAATNQGFQSLEIRKTFDVYFIYSMGSKIKEYALKNASGSTFLEISGKNLGRMKLRIPTFKEQTAIGNFFRNLDDQITAQKQKLSQLKQLKFAYLQKMLI, encoded by the coding sequence ATAGGTAGGTATTGCTTACTAGGAACAAAGACGGCAGCAAAATTAAGAACAGGTTTATATTTCACTCACGCTTGGGAACAGCGAACGTTGGGGGAGATGGCTGAAGAAACTTACGGAGGTGGGACACCATCAACATTAAATAAAGCTTATTGGAATGGTAACATACCATGGATACAGTCATCAGATTTAGTTGAACACCAATTGTTTGGAGTTTCTCCAAGAAAATATATTACTGAAAGTGGAGTATGTAGTTCAGCCGCAAAATTAGTACCTGAAAATTCAATTGCAATAGTAACGCGCGTTGGTGTTGGGAAGCTTGCTACTATGCCGTTTGCATTTGCGACAAGTCAAGATTTTTTGTCGCTAAGCAATCTGAAATGCGAAATTTGGTTTTTTGCTTATTCTATATATAAAAAGTTACAAAGAGATATCGATGCGGTTCAAGGCACTTCAATAAAAGGGATTACGAAGAACGAACTTCTCTCAAAGAGCATATGTGCTCCATCAGATATTCTGGAACAAACCTCCATTGGTAATTTCCTCCATTTACTGGACGATGCTATCACCCTACATAAGCGTAAGCTGGATGATCTGAAGGATTTGAAGCACGGCTACTTGCAACAGATGTTTCCGCAGGCAGGCGAGAGCGTGCCGCTAGTTAGGTTTGCAGGGTTTACTGAACCATGGCAGAAGCGGACATTGGGTGATGTTGCAGAAATTGTTGGCGGTGGAACACCGGATACCGCTAATCCTGCTTATTGGAACGGTAATATTGAATGGTTTTCGCCTACTGAGATAGGAACTGAAACTTATGCTTCTATTAGTCATAAGAAAATTAGTGAACTTGGATTGAAAAACAGCTCTGCTAAGATGTTGACAGGCGGAAGCACCATTTTATTCACTTCACGTGCCGGAATAGGAGATATGGCAATCCTTACAAGACCCGCTGCAACAAACCAAGGGTTCCAGTCATTAGAGATAAGAAAAACATTTGACGTCTATTTTATTTACTCAATGGGTAGTAAGATAAAAGAGTATGCTCTTAAAAATGCTTCCGGATCAACGTTTTTGGAGATTTCCGGGAAAAACCTGGGGAGGATGAAATTACGCATTCCAACTTTCAAGGAACAAACTGCAATCGGCAATTTCTTCCGAAATCTCGATGACCAAATAACCGCTCAAAAACAAAAGCTAAGCCAATTAAAACAATTGAAATTTGCATATCTGCAAAAGATGTTGATATAG
- a CDS encoding site-specific integrase: MIASKSQYFYEYFSEWIKIYKYGAVRPVTYQKYLMTLRRLTELSPNLKICELDKRSYQTLLNDYAETHERQTTMDFHHHLKSAILDAIDEGLLSIDPTRKVVIKGKTATKRKNKYLSQFELQSLLKNLSLTDSPNWDWLILLISKTGLRFSEALALTPNDFDFSTHKISITKTWNYKGAEGGFMETKNTSSKRVIPIDAPLAVNFETLTKDLAANELIFVQGRVFNSTVNSRLKYLCKTAGVPVISIHSLRHTHASLLIFAGVSIASIAKRLGHSSVTTTQETYLHIIRELENQDNDKIMNHLSALDVNIRAL, from the coding sequence ATGATTGCAAGCAAATCCCAATATTTTTATGAATATTTTTCCGAATGGATAAAAATATACAAATATGGCGCGGTCCGCCCTGTTACATATCAAAAATACTTAATGACATTGCGAAGGCTTACCGAACTTTCTCCCAATTTGAAAATTTGTGAGCTGGATAAACGAAGCTACCAAACCTTACTCAATGATTATGCTGAAACTCATGAGAGGCAGACAACAATGGATTTTCATCATCACTTAAAAAGCGCAATTTTAGATGCTATTGATGAAGGTTTGTTGTCAATAGACCCCACCCGAAAGGTTGTTATAAAAGGCAAGACAGCCACGAAGAGAAAAAACAAGTACCTAAGCCAATTTGAACTGCAATCTCTGCTGAAGAATTTATCATTGACAGATAGTCCAAATTGGGATTGGCTTATTCTTCTTATATCAAAAACAGGACTTCGTTTTTCGGAGGCACTTGCGTTAACTCCAAATGATTTTGATTTTTCCACACACAAAATAAGCATAACAAAAACATGGAATTATAAAGGCGCTGAGGGTGGGTTTATGGAAACGAAAAATACTTCCTCTAAGCGTGTCATTCCAATAGATGCACCATTGGCTGTAAACTTTGAAACCTTAACCAAGGATTTGGCGGCTAATGAACTGATTTTTGTGCAGGGAAGAGTTTTTAACTCAACTGTCAATAGTCGGCTGAAGTATTTATGCAAAACAGCAGGGGTCCCTGTGATTTCAATACATAGTCTTCGTCATACCCATGCATCACTTTTGATTTTTGCAGGCGTTTCTATCGCCAGCATTGCCAAACGGTTGGGGCATTCCAGTGTCACCACCACGCAAGAAACCTATCTCCATATCATTCGAGAGTTGGAGAATCAAGACAACGATAAAATCATGAATCATTTATCTGCTTTGGATGTTAATATAAGGGCACTGTGA
- a CDS encoding restriction endonuclease subunit S: MSNNIPEIRFKGFTLAWEQRTLGEMAEETYGGGTPSTLNKAYWNGNIPWIQSSDLVEHQLFGVSPRKYITESGVCSSAAKLVPENSIAIVTRVGVGKLATMPFAFATSQDFLSLSNLKCEIWFFAYSIYKKLQRDIDAVQGTSIKGITKNELLSKSICAPSDILEQTSIGNFLHLLDDAITLHKRKLDDLKDLKHGYLQQMFPQAGESVPLVRFAGFTEPWQKRTLGDVVECVTRKNKGLKSTLVLTISAQHGLIAQKDFFDKEVASKDVSNYYLMKNGEFAYNKSYSNGYPWGAVKRLDNYEIGVLSTLYIVFKPTTIDSEFLTQYYETTHWHNEVAQYAAEGARNHGLLNIATSDFFETVLAIPTNSNEQTAIGNFFHTLDRQIIAQEQKLNRLKQLKSAYLQKMLI; this comes from the coding sequence TTGAGTAACAACATACCTGAAATTAGGTTCAAGGGCTTTACTCTCGCTTGGGAACAGCGAACGTTGGGGGAGATGGCTGAAGAAACTTACGGAGGTGGGACACCATCAACATTAAATAAAGCTTATTGGAATGGTAACATACCATGGATACAGTCATCAGATTTAGTTGAACACCAATTGTTTGGAGTTTCTCCAAGAAAATATATTACTGAAAGTGGAGTATGTAGTTCAGCCGCAAAATTAGTACCTGAAAATTCAATTGCAATAGTAACGCGCGTTGGTGTTGGGAAGCTTGCTACTATGCCGTTTGCATTTGCGACAAGTCAAGATTTTTTGTCGCTAAGCAATCTGAAATGCGAAATTTGGTTTTTTGCTTATTCTATATATAAAAAGTTACAAAGAGATATCGATGCGGTTCAAGGCACTTCAATAAAAGGGATTACGAAGAACGAACTTCTCTCAAAGAGCATATGTGCTCCATCAGATATTCTGGAACAAACCTCCATTGGTAATTTCCTCCATTTACTGGACGATGCTATCACCCTACATAAGCGTAAGCTGGATGATCTGAAGGATTTGAAGCACGGCTACTTGCAACAGATGTTTCCGCAGGCAGGCGAGAGCGTGCCGCTAGTTAGGTTTGCAGGGTTTACTGAACCATGGCAGAAGCGGACATTGGGGGATGTTGTTGAGTGCGTAACAAGAAAAAACAAAGGACTTAAAAGCACTTTGGTACTTACAATATCCGCGCAGCATGGTCTTATTGCTCAAAAGGATTTTTTTGACAAAGAAGTTGCGAGCAAAGATGTAAGCAATTATTATCTCATGAAAAATGGTGAGTTCGCATATAATAAAAGCTATTCTAATGGCTATCCTTGGGGGGCAGTTAAGCGTCTCGATAATTATGAAATAGGGGTTCTATCTACCCTGTACATTGTTTTTAAGCCCACTACTATTGATTCGGAATTTTTGACACAATATTACGAAACGACGCATTGGCATAATGAAGTTGCACAATACGCAGCAGAAGGCGCAAGAAATCATGGGTTGCTTAATATTGCTACATCTGATTTTTTTGAGACCGTTCTAGCAATACCGACTAATAGTAACGAACAAACTGCCATTGGCAATTTCTTCCACACACTTGATAGACAAATTATCGCCCAAGAACAGAAACTCAACCGGCTAAAACAGCTAAAATCGGCATACCTACAAAAGATGTTAATATAA
- a CDS encoding type I restriction-modification system subunit M, with product MSDLNNQLWASADILRGKMDASEYKNYLLGLIFYKYLSDQELRAVYEEEHGKVSEYPNRHDQLAGLLEWYKEDSADVKDIISKKLGYFIVPDYLFYTLRKKADEYELQISDLQNAFIELGRQGNHFTGLFDDIDLTSTKLGANAQQRNITITEVIKALDEIYLFGHDGDVIGDAYEYLIGQFAAGAGKKAGEFYTPQTVSKIISEIVSIGQEEVAPFHIYDPAMGSGSLMLNIRQFVKNPWKVHYHGQELNTTTYNLARMNLILHNVEQSQMRLRNGDTLDEDWPSDEPYLFNAVVMNPPYSANWSADDKFLSDPRFERYGKLAPKSKADFSFLLHGFYHLNENGTMGIVLPHGVLFRGASEGVIRKTLLEMGAIDAVIGLPANIFYGTSIPTTVLIMKKNRGKRDVLFIDASKDFEKQKNQNNLRKEDIQKIVDTYKKRESIHKYAHLADYDEIVRNEYNLNIPRYVDTFEEEVQIDIVALSNEMVDLNLQIKQKEMEFLGLLDDLAITDGTRELIEATKRIFT from the coding sequence ATGAGTGATCTTAACAATCAGTTATGGGCAAGCGCTGATATATTGCGCGGCAAAATGGATGCCAGTGAATATAAGAATTATCTGCTCGGACTGATTTTCTATAAATACTTATCAGACCAAGAATTACGTGCCGTTTACGAAGAAGAACATGGAAAGGTATCTGAGTATCCGAACAGACACGACCAACTCGCCGGACTGTTGGAGTGGTATAAAGAAGACTCAGCGGACGTTAAAGATATAATCTCCAAAAAGTTAGGTTATTTTATTGTTCCCGATTATCTTTTTTATACACTTAGAAAAAAGGCCGATGAATATGAACTTCAAATTTCTGACCTTCAAAACGCATTTATAGAACTGGGGCGTCAGGGCAACCACTTTACGGGATTATTTGATGATATTGATTTAACCTCTACGAAATTGGGAGCAAACGCCCAACAGAGAAATATAACCATAACCGAAGTAATAAAGGCTCTTGATGAGATCTACCTTTTTGGTCACGATGGCGATGTCATAGGAGATGCTTATGAATACTTGATTGGCCAGTTTGCCGCAGGAGCAGGCAAAAAAGCGGGAGAATTTTACACACCACAAACTGTAAGCAAAATCATCTCCGAAATTGTTTCTATAGGGCAAGAAGAAGTCGCACCGTTTCACATCTATGACCCTGCAATGGGTTCAGGTTCGCTGATGCTCAATATTCGTCAGTTTGTAAAAAACCCGTGGAAAGTACATTATCACGGACAAGAACTTAATACAACAACGTATAATCTGGCACGAATGAATTTAATTTTGCATAATGTTGAGCAATCACAGATGCGGCTTAGAAACGGTGATACACTTGATGAGGATTGGCCATCTGATGAGCCGTATCTTTTTAATGCCGTTGTTATGAATCCTCCATATTCGGCAAATTGGAGTGCGGATGATAAATTTTTAAGTGATCCACGCTTTGAACGCTATGGAAAGCTTGCACCCAAATCCAAGGCCGATTTTTCATTTTTGCTTCATGGATTCTATCATTTGAATGAGAACGGAACAATGGGAATTGTTTTACCCCATGGCGTATTATTCAGAGGTGCATCAGAGGGCGTAATCAGAAAAACTTTACTCGAAATGGGTGCTATCGATGCAGTTATAGGGCTTCCTGCCAATATTTTTTACGGTACAAGCATCCCGACTACAGTGTTGATTATGAAGAAAAATCGAGGCAAACGAGATGTTCTGTTTATAGATGCCTCAAAGGATTTTGAGAAACAAAAGAATCAAAACAACTTGCGCAAAGAAGATATACAAAAAATCGTAGATACTTATAAAAAGCGAGAGAGTATTCACAAATATGCGCATTTGGCAGATTATGATGAGATTGTACGCAACGAGTATAATCTCAATATACCGCGTTATGTGGATACTTTCGAGGAAGAAGTGCAAATTGATATCGTTGCTCTCAGTAACGAAATGGTTGATTTGAATTTGCAAATAAAGCAAAAGGAAATGGAGTTTTTAGGCTTGCTTGATGACCTTGCCATAACAGATGGAACCAGAGAACTGATTGAAGCCACAAAACGGATTTTTACATAG
- a CDS encoding type I restriction endonuclease subunit R, with protein sequence MTPENQIEKMFIDILTMRGNQWTYRGDIKTEIALWSNLRGHINRINLAALEGILLTDSEFEQIKNEFTRLTQTPFLAAVWLRGENGIAQIPIEREDISKGKITLTLFSNKDIAGGISSYEVVSQIVPTTEGRTTRGDVTLLINGLPIIHIELKNEVAKDGYRQAFKQIERYAQSGFFNGIYATVQIFIISNKVSTRYFARPRTNNDFESAKKFLFNWREQDNTPVEDLYDFTRKVLSIPMAHELISRFTILVDDKKNQKFVMVLRPYQIHAIKTIMQQAYSHKGGFVWHATGSGKTITSFVATKLLAQSAVSVSRTVMIVDRRDLDSQTKDEFSKFASEYNTGLSTGDATDNTLIVGINNRRELVHNFISKKNSNTIIVTTIQKLSHAIRDCAEAEVNKFEKLKGEHIVFIVDECHRAVSDKEMKAIKKFFPKSTWIGLTGTPIFEENKKQENGTYARTTFDQYGELLHAYTTKNAMDDKSVLDFQVEYHSLMSEDEETRLYLSKLSKKYPDDDPQIKLLSMTDAIDKEALLETSDYENDAYIEAMLKKIFRHQSILEKFRVIDGIPTMSAILTTHSIAQAKLIYHKLLVLKKTGELIIGNPLDERRRLNDPEFPRVAITYSVAENQDGIIDANNEISEIMEQYNAMFGTKYTDINLYNQNINKRLARKEAQYQKDGQWLDFVIVVDRLLTGFDAPTIQTLYVDRELRYQKLLQAFSRTNRTYPGKNIGMIVTFRKPKTMVANVRDAIKLFSNEERDWENLVPKQYAEVKQSFKVAYKNFEEAYKELAKDPENIKKQLSTIKTFQTLSKLEEAIKSYEEYEDEFDKFRNITQTISDELGNIENLKAEVKETFAEHNMGDEEIAELFKIEFSSDQRATLEEKIDSYYIAQLLRDIQKEDNKQRFDEIIKKKPPIVKVAYDEILGTLSDEQEVIDKVASHFKKLIGEIIAETAAVLKVSDDDLLVSFHEYRNDKVEVPYINVIIDKSSITQEEFERKFHKKFRERRRTIEAYWKATIEDKLLPLREELSNLAIELKKAEVTQS encoded by the coding sequence ATGACACCTGAGAATCAAATTGAAAAGATGTTTATTGACATTTTAACTATGAGGGGAAATCAATGGACATATCGTGGTGATATAAAAACAGAAATTGCCCTTTGGAGCAATTTGCGCGGGCATATCAACAGGATTAATCTTGCGGCATTGGAAGGTATATTGCTTACTGATAGTGAATTTGAGCAGATAAAAAATGAGTTTACGCGATTAACCCAAACACCATTTTTAGCTGCTGTATGGTTAAGAGGGGAGAATGGGATAGCTCAAATACCCATTGAGCGAGAAGATATTTCTAAGGGTAAGATAACACTTACACTTTTCAGCAATAAGGATATTGCTGGGGGGATCTCCAGTTATGAGGTTGTAAGCCAAATTGTGCCGACAACAGAAGGTAGAACTACGCGTGGAGATGTTACTCTGCTTATAAACGGATTGCCCATAATACATATAGAATTGAAAAATGAGGTTGCCAAAGACGGCTATCGGCAGGCGTTTAAGCAGATTGAACGTTATGCGCAATCAGGTTTTTTTAATGGTATATATGCTACTGTGCAGATCTTCATAATCAGCAATAAAGTTTCAACAAGATACTTTGCTCGCCCGAGAACAAACAATGATTTTGAGTCTGCTAAGAAATTCCTATTCAACTGGCGCGAGCAGGATAATACTCCAGTAGAGGATTTATACGACTTCACGCGTAAGGTTCTCAGTATACCAATGGCGCATGAGCTTATAAGTCGATTTACTATTTTGGTGGATGATAAGAAGAATCAAAAGTTTGTGATGGTGCTGCGTCCGTATCAGATACATGCGATAAAGACAATAATGCAACAGGCCTATAGTCATAAGGGAGGTTTTGTCTGGCATGCCACCGGTTCAGGCAAAACGATAACCAGCTTTGTCGCTACCAAGCTACTTGCTCAGTCGGCAGTTTCAGTTTCTCGAACAGTGATGATTGTTGACCGCAGAGACTTAGACAGCCAAACCAAAGATGAGTTTTCTAAATTTGCTTCTGAATACAACACAGGGCTTTCCACGGGAGATGCCACAGACAATACGCTTATTGTAGGTATCAATAACCGACGTGAGCTGGTGCATAATTTCATAAGCAAAAAGAACAGCAACACCATTATTGTTACAACAATCCAGAAGTTGAGTCATGCAATACGTGACTGTGCAGAAGCAGAGGTAAATAAATTTGAGAAACTTAAGGGTGAGCACATTGTGTTTATTGTAGATGAGTGTCATCGTGCTGTTTCTGATAAGGAAATGAAAGCAATCAAGAAGTTTTTTCCAAAATCTACCTGGATAGGCCTTACTGGTACTCCGATTTTCGAGGAGAACAAAAAACAGGAAAATGGCACTTATGCCCGCACGACATTCGATCAATATGGTGAGCTTCTTCATGCTTATACTACCAAGAACGCCATGGATGATAAATCTGTGCTAGATTTTCAGGTAGAGTATCATTCACTTATGAGTGAGGATGAGGAAACTCGACTGTACCTAAGTAAGCTCAGTAAAAAATATCCTGATGATGACCCACAGATAAAACTGCTTTCTATGACTGATGCTATAGATAAGGAGGCACTTTTAGAAACCTCAGACTATGAGAATGATGCCTATATCGAAGCCATGTTGAAAAAAATATTCCGTCATCAGTCTATACTGGAAAAATTCAGGGTTATAGATGGTATTCCCACAATGAGCGCTATTCTTACTACTCATTCCATAGCTCAGGCAAAACTGATATACCATAAACTGCTCGTACTCAAAAAAACAGGAGAACTTATCATAGGTAATCCATTAGATGAGCGCAGACGACTAAATGATCCTGAATTCCCGCGTGTGGCAATTACTTATTCGGTTGCTGAAAACCAAGATGGAATAATTGATGCGAACAATGAAATATCTGAAATTATGGAGCAGTACAATGCTATGTTCGGTACAAAATATACGGATATAAATCTGTATAATCAAAATATTAATAAACGCCTTGCCAGAAAAGAGGCGCAATATCAGAAAGATGGGCAGTGGCTGGATTTTGTAATCGTTGTGGATAGGCTCTTGACAGGCTTTGACGCACCTACGATTCAAACACTTTATGTGGACAGAGAATTGCGCTATCAAAAATTACTGCAAGCATTTTCTCGGACTAACCGCACATATCCTGGCAAAAACATCGGCATGATCGTTACATTTCGCAAACCGAAAACAATGGTAGCGAATGTTAGAGATGCAATAAAACTGTTTTCAAACGAGGAGAGGGATTGGGAAAATCTTGTGCCAAAGCAGTATGCAGAGGTTAAGCAAAGCTTCAAGGTCGCTTACAAGAATTTTGAGGAAGCTTATAAAGAATTGGCTAAAGACCCGGAAAACATCAAAAAGCAACTCAGTACCATTAAAACTTTTCAAACCTTGAGTAAGCTTGAAGAAGCCATAAAAAGCTATGAGGAATATGAGGATGAGTTTGATAAGTTTCGCAATATAACTCAAACCATTTCGGACGAATTAGGCAATATTGAGAATCTGAAGGCCGAAGTCAAAGAAACGTTTGCTGAACACAATATGGGTGACGAGGAAATTGCGGAATTGTTTAAAATAGAGTTTTCGTCAGATCAACGCGCGACTCTTGAAGAGAAAATTGACAGTTATTACATAGCTCAGCTTCTTAGGGATATACAAAAAGAGGACAATAAACAGAGATTTGATGAAATAATCAAAAAAAAGCCCCCTATTGTTAAAGTGGCCTATGATGAGATATTAGGTACGCTTTCAGATGAACAGGAGGTCATAGACAAAGTTGCATCTCATTTTAAGAAGCTAATTGGTGAGATAATTGCTGAAACAGCAGCTGTGCTCAAGGTTTCGGATGACGATTTGTTGGTTAGCTTTCATGAATACCGTAACGATAAGGTGGAGGTTCCATACATCAACGTGATTATTGACAAATCTTCCATAACACAAGAGGAATTTGAAAGGAAGTTTCATAAAAAGTTTAGAGAGCGACGCCGAACGATAGAGGCCTACTGGAAAGCAACTATTGAGGATAAATTGTTACCCCTAAGAGAAGAACTTTCAAATTTGGCTATTGAATTAAAGAAAGCAGAGGTAACACAATCATGA